A section of the Mycobacteriales bacterium genome encodes:
- a CDS encoding AURKAIP1/COX24 domain-containing protein: MGSVIKKRRKRMAKKKHRKLLKKTRVQRRNKK, from the coding sequence GTGGGCTCGGTCATCAAGAAGCGCCGCAAGCGCATGGCGAAGAAGAAGCACCGCAAGCTGCTGAAGAAGACGCGCGTCCAGCGCCGCAACAAGAAGTAG
- a CDS encoding helix-turn-helix domain-containing protein, whose product MSGPEGPRAVGEMTFLTVAEVAAIMRVSKMTVYRLLHSGTLPAVRVGRSFRVPENAVHDYLRNAFIEAG is encoded by the coding sequence ATGTCCGGTCCTGAGGGGCCCCGAGCGGTCGGCGAGATGACCTTTCTCACCGTCGCCGAGGTCGCCGCGATCATGCGCGTCTCGAAGATGACGGTCTACCGCCTGCTGCACAGCGGCACGCTGCCCGCCGTCCGCGTCGGCCGGTCGTTCCGGGTGCCCGAGAACGCCGTCCACGACTACCTGCGCAACGCCTTCATCGAAGCCGGCTGA
- a CDS encoding acetoin utilization protein AcuC → MSHAAAVVWDDALAMYDFGRGHPLAPVRVELTIALARALGLLDRVDVIGDLRLADDRLLETVHTADYLAAVRDAGDPMLPRPRLDYGLGSSDNPVFGGMHEASALVVSATMAAARAVWEGRADHAVNVAGGLHHAMPGQASGFCIYNDPAIAIRWMLGQGAARIAYVDVDVHHGDGVQAVFYDDPRVLTISLHESGRTLFPGTGFPDEIGAPGAEGTSVNVALPPGTKDAAWLRAFHAVVPPLLHRFAPDILVTQHGCDSHALDPLAHMLLTVDGQRTSYAALHELAHEVCGGRWLALGGGGYELVQVVPRAWSHLIAIAAGAHVDPRTETPEAWRDFVRQRTGTQAPLRMTDGRDGSFVPWTVAAHDPDDGVDHAIEETRTAVFPCHDLDPMETA, encoded by the coding sequence ATGAGCCACGCCGCGGCGGTCGTCTGGGACGACGCCCTCGCGATGTACGACTTCGGCCGCGGCCACCCGCTCGCGCCGGTCCGGGTCGAGCTGACGATCGCGCTGGCCCGCGCGCTCGGCCTGCTCGACCGGGTCGACGTCATTGGCGACCTGCGGCTCGCTGACGACCGCCTGCTGGAGACCGTGCACACCGCCGACTACCTGGCCGCCGTCCGCGACGCCGGCGACCCGATGCTGCCGCGGCCACGGCTCGACTACGGCCTCGGGAGCTCCGACAACCCGGTCTTCGGCGGGATGCACGAGGCCTCGGCCCTCGTCGTGAGCGCGACGATGGCGGCAGCCCGCGCGGTCTGGGAGGGGCGCGCCGACCACGCCGTCAACGTCGCCGGGGGGCTGCACCACGCGATGCCCGGACAGGCCAGCGGCTTCTGCATCTACAACGACCCGGCCATCGCGATCCGCTGGATGCTCGGGCAGGGTGCGGCGCGGATCGCCTACGTCGACGTCGACGTGCACCACGGCGACGGCGTACAGGCCGTCTTCTACGACGACCCGCGCGTGCTCACGATCAGCCTGCACGAGTCGGGCCGCACGCTGTTCCCCGGCACCGGCTTCCCCGACGAGATCGGTGCGCCGGGCGCCGAGGGCACGTCGGTCAACGTCGCGCTCCCGCCGGGCACCAAGGACGCCGCCTGGCTGCGCGCCTTCCACGCGGTCGTGCCGCCGCTGCTGCACCGCTTCGCCCCCGACATCCTCGTCACCCAGCACGGCTGCGACTCGCACGCCCTCGACCCGCTCGCGCACATGCTGCTGACGGTCGACGGCCAGCGGACCTCGTACGCCGCACTGCACGAGCTCGCCCACGAGGTCTGCGGCGGTCGCTGGCTGGCCCTCGGCGGCGGCGGCTACGAGCTGGTGCAGGTCGTGCCGCGCGCGTGGTCGCACCTCATCGCGATCGCCGCCGGTGCACACGTCGATCCACGGACCGAGACCCCCGAGGCATGGCGCGACTTCGTCCGGCAGCGCACCGGCACCCAGGCGCCGCTGCGGATGACCGACGGTCGCGACGGGTCGTTCGTCCCCTGGACCGTGGCCGCGCACGACCCTGACGACGGCGTCGACCACGCCATCGAGGAGACCCGAACGGCTGTCTTCCCCTGCCACGACCTCGACCCGATGGAAACGGCGTGA